One part of the Quercus lobata isolate SW786 chromosome 7, ValleyOak3.0 Primary Assembly, whole genome shotgun sequence genome encodes these proteins:
- the LOC115952214 gene encoding casparian strip membrane protein 1-like yields the protein MRSGDSTTIDVPESSDVAKGKAPLVAIVKQEQGKGGWKRGVAIFDFLLRLGAIITTLTAASTMGTSDETLPFFTQFFQFQASYDDLPTFQFFVIAMAIVGGYLVLSLPFSIVSIVRPQAVGPRVLLLVLDTVALTLNTSAAAAAAAIVYLAHNGNSNTNWLAICQQYGDFCQKVSGAVVAAFVSVVVFVFLILLSALAIRKP from the exons ATGAGGAGCGGTGATTCAACCACAATTGATGTTCCAGAGTCAAGCGATGTTGCTAAAGGCAAAGCACCTCTTGTGGCAATTGTCAAGCAAGAGCAAGGGAAGGGTGGATGGAAAAGAGGAGTTGCCATCTTCGACTTCCTTCTTAGGCTAGGAGCTATCATCACCACTCTAACCGCGGCTTCCACCATGGGTACTAGTGATGAGACCCTTCCCTTCTTCACTCAGTTCTTCCAGTTCCAAGCTAGTTACGATGATTTGCCCACTTTCCA GTTTTTCGTCATTGCAATGGCAATAGTGGGTGGCTACCTTGTACTTTCTCTTCCCTTCTCCATAGTATCCATCGTTCGTCCCCAAGCAGTCGGACCAAGAGTGCTCCTACTCGTTTTGGACACG GTGGCGCTTACTCTAAACACCTCAGCTGCTGCCGCGGCTGCAGCCATAGTCTACTTGGCTCACAATGGCAATTCCAACACAAATTGGCTAGCCATCTGCCAGCAATACGGTGATTTCTGCCAGAAAGTCAGTGGTGCCGTGGTGGCCGCATTTGTCTCGGTTGTTGTCTTCGTGTTCCTTATTTTGCTGTCTGCTTTGGCCATCCGAAAGCCTTGA